From Spirosoma aerolatum, one genomic window encodes:
- a CDS encoding DUF1501 domain-containing protein, with protein sequence MDIQDQLHDQLSRRTFLGQTSAGLGTIALASLLNPTNLFGGSSGLNSPGDNPIVGKPHFPPKVKRVIYLFQSGAPSQLELYDYKPKLEAMWGQDLPESVRKGQRLTGMTAGQSRFPLAASKYKFAQYGPSRMWISELLPNISRLAGDLTFVRSLHTEAINHDPAITFFQTGSQQAGRPSFGSWVSYGLGSDNQNLPAFVVLLSKGRDGDQPLYAKLWSNGFLPSVHQGVVFRSGPDPVYYLNNPPGIDKTSRRRMLDYLGKLHQEQFKHVLDPEINNRMAQYEMAYRMQTSVPETLDISKEPDYIFDMYGPESRKPGTFAANCLLARKLIEKDVKFVQLYHQGWDQHGNLPNDIKIQTKSVDQPSAALVMDLKQRGLLDDTLVIWGGEFGRGAYSQGKLTRDNYGRDHHPRAFTIWMAGAGVKKGLVYGETDDFGYNVINEPVHVHDFQATVLHLLGIDHEKLTFKSQGRRYRLTDVHGNIIKPLLA encoded by the coding sequence ATGGACATTCAGGATCAACTTCATGACCAACTGAGCCGCCGGACATTTTTGGGGCAAACAAGCGCTGGCTTAGGCACCATTGCGCTGGCATCGCTACTCAATCCGACCAATTTGTTTGGCGGATCCTCCGGCTTGAATTCTCCTGGTGATAACCCAATCGTTGGGAAACCCCATTTCCCGCCCAAAGTCAAACGAGTGATCTATCTGTTCCAAAGTGGAGCACCCTCGCAACTGGAATTATATGATTATAAGCCCAAATTAGAAGCCATGTGGGGCCAGGATCTGCCCGAATCCGTTCGAAAAGGCCAGCGCCTAACGGGTATGACAGCCGGGCAAAGCCGTTTCCCATTGGCCGCTTCCAAATATAAATTTGCTCAGTACGGCCCCAGCCGAATGTGGATTAGTGAATTACTGCCTAACATTTCCCGTTTAGCTGGCGACCTGACCTTCGTTCGTTCGCTTCATACCGAAGCCATCAACCACGATCCGGCCATCACCTTTTTTCAAACGGGTAGCCAGCAAGCCGGTCGACCCAGTTTTGGGTCGTGGGTGAGCTATGGGTTAGGTTCCGATAACCAGAACTTACCCGCTTTTGTGGTGCTTTTGTCGAAAGGCCGCGATGGCGACCAGCCACTTTACGCCAAATTGTGGAGTAATGGATTTCTTCCCTCGGTGCATCAGGGCGTTGTATTCCGATCGGGCCCCGATCCAGTATATTACCTGAACAACCCTCCCGGCATTGACAAGACGAGCCGTCGGCGCATGCTCGATTACCTGGGCAAGTTGCATCAGGAGCAGTTCAAGCATGTGCTGGACCCGGAAATCAACAACCGCATGGCTCAGTACGAAATGGCCTATCGGATGCAGACGTCAGTACCCGAAACACTCGATATTTCGAAAGAACCCGATTACATTTTCGATATGTACGGTCCTGAGAGCCGTAAGCCGGGTACCTTTGCGGCCAACTGTTTGCTGGCCCGCAAGCTCATCGAAAAAGATGTGAAGTTTGTCCAGTTATACCACCAGGGCTGGGATCAGCACGGCAACCTGCCCAACGATATTAAGATTCAGACCAAAAGCGTCGATCAGCCGTCGGCCGCACTGGTTATGGATTTAAAACAACGGGGTCTTTTGGACGATACGCTGGTAATCTGGGGTGGAGAGTTTGGGCGAGGTGCCTACTCACAGGGCAAACTCACCCGCGACAATTACGGGCGCGACCATCACCCCAGAGCGTTTACCATCTGGATGGCCGGAGCAGGTGTAAAAAAAGGACTCGTTTACGGCGAAACCGATGACTTTGGCTATAACGTTATCAATGAACCCGTTCACGTTCACG